The Plasmodium berghei ANKA genome assembly, chromosome: 8 genome has a segment encoding these proteins:
- a CDS encoding BIR protein, with protein MDANICSNFLLVRTNFPDELDSNKSYQFKDDHHFKTYCNNDSCDTDLEKVNAVCLYFFKEFFGSSELFKSVAKSNINIVDYIIIWLSYMLNLKENTSSSMSHLQHFYTTYINGGDKYKNSITGVTEYTSYKDLIEKKHDLMKVDIKDISKFYDAFKTLCEMYSAFDGSTSNCTKCSEKANKFVQKYKELNGDSSNTEGTSYNKMLSTLSTDYNNLKNKCSNIASFPEINTSTNIEKSPEQASVQNSAQTSEVTSLSSSIGNKLIPVLSIFGAIAFFLGIGYKYSLFKSRKRSRKQHLREKLKNKEETG; from the exons ATGGATGCAAATATA TGTAGTAACTTCCTTTTAGTAAGGACGAATTTTCCTGATGAATTGGACAGTAATAAAAGTTATCAATTTAAAGATGATCACCATTTCAAAACCTATTGTAATAATGACAGTTGTGATACTGATCTCGAAAAAGTTAATGCtgtatgtttatatttttttaaagaattCTTTGGGAGTTCTGAGTTGTTTAAGTCTGTTGCAAAAAGTAACATTAATATTGTTGATTACATTATAATATGGTTAAGTTATATGTTAAACCTAAAGGAAAATACTAGTAGCTCCATGAGCCATCTACAGCATTTTTATacaacatatataaatggtGGTGATAAGTATAAAAATTCCATAACAGGTGTTACGGAGTATACAAGTTATAAGGATcttatagaaaaaaagcATGATTTGATGAAAGTGGATATTAAAGATATatctaaattttatgatgCATTTAAAACATTATGTGAAATGTATTCTGCATTTGATGGAAGCACGTCAAATTGCACAAAATGTTCGGAAAAAgctaataaatttgttcaaaaatataaagaactAAATGGAGATTCTAGTAATACTGAAGGCACTTCCTACAATAAAATGTTATCTACATTATCAActgattataataatttaaaaaataaatgtagcAATATTGCATCTTTTCCAGAGATAAACACATCAacaaatattgaaaaaagtCCTGAACAAGCTTCTGTACAAAATTCTGCACAAACATCTGAAGTTACATCATTAAGTTCGTCGATAGGAAACAAATTAATTCCAGTTTTATCGATATTTGGTGCAatagcattttttttaggaaTTGGATATaag tattcattatttaagtCTCGAAAACGATCTCGAAAACAACATTTAAGAGAAAagctaaaaaataaagaagaaaCTGGATAA